ATCTTCATGGACGTGGGCGGCAAGATCCTGGAAGACTGCTCGAAGGACGAGTTCTTCAACAACCCCGATGCGCGCCAGCCCCGCACCAAGGACTTTCTCAACAAGATCCTGCAGCACTGAATGCTGCCTTGCACTCCGCGTCGCACGGCGCGGTGCAACGAAAAGGCGCTCCTCGGAGCGCTTTTTTCATGGCCCCCCGGTTGCTGGAGACGCGTGCTGCGCGCAGGCTAGCGCTTGCCCCTTCGACCGGAGGGCGAAGGGCCTTCCACAATGAGCTGGGACTCAAAATCCGTCCACAGGTCGTCGCGCCGCTTCAGCGCCTCGGACACCGCCTTGTGCCGCAGCTGCGCCACGGCCGACACCAGCGCATTGCACAGGAAGAACGCAGCGGTGTACGAGTCGAACGGCGACGCATTGGATGTGCGTACCTGCAGCCGGAGGTGGGCCATGGCGGCCAAGGGCGCAGCGGCGCTGTCGGTGATGGCCAGCACCTGGGCGCCCGCGTCGCGAAAGCGCTGCGCCACTTTCACCGGCCCGCTGGCGTAGCGGCGGATGCTGAACACCAGCAAAGCGTCCTCGGGCTGGATCCACAGCAGCTGGTCGGTTGCGTCCACCGCGCCAGCCCCCAGCTCGTGCACGCCGGGGCGGCACATGTTCAGGTGCAGCGCCAGCCAGGCGGCCACCGGGGCGCTGTTGATCTGCGCCAGCACAAAAATGCGCCCCTTGCCCTGTGCGATGCGCGTCACCATGGCCTCGAAGGCCGCCATGTCCAGTCCGTCGCGCGTGGTGGTGAGGTTGTGCTGGTCGTGCAGCAGCGCATCGTCCACACACTGCTGCAGGCTGCGTCGGGTGCCGATGGTGACTGGGGCGCGCTGCCCGGCCGTTTGCAGCAGGGCAGTGACCTCGGCCCGCGCCTCACGCTGGGCCTCGGCATAGCTGCCGTAGCCCAGCTTGGCAAACAGCCGCACCACGGTCGATGCACTGGTGCCAGTGCGCGCAGCGAGGGCGGTGGCGGACTCCAGCAGGGCGTGGGGGTAGTCGCGCCCCAGGGCCTCGGCCAGCGCCCGTTCGCTGGCGGTCAGGTCGGCGTCCTGGCGGGCCAGCCGCTCGGTGAGCAAGGCGGTGGATTCTTGCAATGATGATTTCATAAAGTACTCAATCGTGCAAAATACGTTGCAAAGCCCGGAGTCGCATGCAACACTGCGACCCAAATTTTGCCCCCACCCGGGCGTTTCCCAAGGACAAAGATGCTCAATACCCCGAACGAAACCCGACTGCCGGTGCATGCTCAGGTGCTGGACTGGCTGGCCCGGCAGCAGCAGGCCATGCAAGACCTGTTGCAAAAAGTGGTCAACATCGAGAGCGGCAGCCGCAATGAAGCGGGCGTGACGGCGGTGGCGCATGCTTTGGCCGAGCGCCTGCAGGCGGCCGGCGTGCCCGTGCAGTTCGAGCCCGTGCCCGGCTATGGCGTGCTGCTGCACGCGCAGGTCAACCCGGCAGAGGGCGCTGCAGCCGATGGCGCGCCCATCATCCTCATGGGGCACATGGACACGGTGTTTCCCGATGGCACGGTGGCCAAGCGCCCCTACCGCGAAGAAGCGGGGCGCGCCTATGGCCCCGGCGTGGCCGACATGAAGTCGGGCTTGGTGCTCAATGTGTTTGTCGCCGAGGCCTTTGCACGCTGCGGTGGGCTGAAGGCCCCTCTGCACCTGTTCTTCTCGTGTGACGAAGAGGTCGGCTCGCCCGCCACGCGCGATCTCATCATGGCCCGCGTGCGTGGCGCGCGTGCAGTGTTCAATGCCGAGCCCGGCCGCGTCAGCGGCAACGTGGTCACCAGCCGCAAGGGCTCGATGGTGGTGGAGTTCGAGGTGCAGGGCGTGGCCGCACATGCGGGCATCAACCACGCCGCAGGTGCCAGCGCCATTGACGCCCTGGCGCGCAAGACGCTGGCGCTGCACGCGCTGACTGACACTGCCACGGGCGTGACCTGCAACGTGGGCGTGGTGCAGGGCGGCATCGTGCCCAACATGGTGGCCCCTCACGCGCGCGCCGAGGTGGACTTGCGCTTTACCGCCGACACCAACCCTGACGACCTGCTGGAGCGCGTGCGCGCCATCGTCGAAGATGAATGCGTGCCCCGCACCCAGGGCCGCATCACCACCACGCGCCGCTCTCTGCCCATGAAGCCCACGCCCGACTACCTGCTGGCGCTGTACCAGCAGGGCGCGCGTGCGCTGGGCTTTGAGGTGCAGGGCGAGTTCACCGGCGGCGCGGCCGACAGCGGCCTCACCGCCTCGGTGGGCGTGCCCACGCTGTGCGCCACCGGCCCCGTGGGCGGCCACCCGCACACCGAGCGCGAGTACTGCGAGCTGTCCACCTTCGTGCCCCGCGCACAAGCCGTGGCACTGGCCGTGCTGGCACACCCCTGATTCTTTCCGTCCCTGTGGGACCTGCTGGACCTGTTTTGACCCGTTTTCTGAGTTCCTTGACTGCCATGACCGCCACCACTTCCCGCCGCCATCTCCTGACCACTGGCCTGGGCCTCGCAGGCCTTGCTGCATTGCCCGCCATGGCGCAAGACAAGTTCCCTTCGCGCCCGATCACGCTGGTGGTGCCCTTCCCGCCGGGTGGGTCGGTGGACATCATGGCGCGCCAGTATTCCGAGCCGCTGTCGCGCGTGCTGGGCGTGCCCATCGTGGTGGAAAACCGCGCCGGCGCGGGTGGCTCGGTGGGCGCGCAGTATGTGGCGCGCTCCAAGGCCGATGGCTACACCCTGGTCGTGTCGTCGCAAAGCAGTCACCTGGCCAACCCGCTGACCCAGCCCAAGATCGGCTACGACCCGGTCAAGGATTTTGAGAACATCGCCATCCTGGGCCGCCAGCCCAACGCGCTGGTGGTGCACAGCAGCCTGCCGTTCAAGACCTTCAAGGAGTTCATCGACTACGCCAAGAAGAACCCGGGCAAGCTCAACTACGGCAGCGGCGGCGTGGGCAGCATGGGCCAGCTCAATGTGGAAATGCTCAAGGTGTCCACGGGCGT
Above is a window of Acidovorax sp. KKS102 DNA encoding:
- a CDS encoding tripartite tricarboxylate transporter substrate binding protein, whose protein sequence is MTATTSRRHLLTTGLGLAGLAALPAMAQDKFPSRPITLVVPFPPGGSVDIMARQYSEPLSRVLGVPIVVENRAGAGGSVGAQYVARSKADGYTLVVSSQSSHLANPLTQPKIGYDPVKDFENIAILGRQPNALVVHSSLPFKTFKEFIDYAKKNPGKLNYGSGGVGSMGQLNVEMLKVSTGVFTTHIPYRGGTPLITGVLGNEVQFILDNLVIMLPHIQAGKVRALAVAADQRLPQLPGVPTMAEVGHPELNLTSWTGLAAPAGTPESVVQTLYKAVRQVATSPAMVANLKDRGVIVPEEMPPAAFEKMMADRMVKFGAVVKRAGITAE
- a CDS encoding M20 family metallopeptidase; translation: MLNTPNETRLPVHAQVLDWLARQQQAMQDLLQKVVNIESGSRNEAGVTAVAHALAERLQAAGVPVQFEPVPGYGVLLHAQVNPAEGAAADGAPIILMGHMDTVFPDGTVAKRPYREEAGRAYGPGVADMKSGLVLNVFVAEAFARCGGLKAPLHLFFSCDEEVGSPATRDLIMARVRGARAVFNAEPGRVSGNVVTSRKGSMVVEFEVQGVAAHAGINHAAGASAIDALARKTLALHALTDTATGVTCNVGVVQGGIVPNMVAPHARAEVDLRFTADTNPDDLLERVRAIVEDECVPRTQGRITTTRRSLPMKPTPDYLLALYQQGARALGFEVQGEFTGGAADSGLTASVGVPTLCATGPVGGHPHTEREYCELSTFVPRAQAVALAVLAHP
- a CDS encoding MurR/RpiR family transcriptional regulator, whose translation is MKSSLQESTALLTERLARQDADLTASERALAEALGRDYPHALLESATALAARTGTSASTVVRLFAKLGYGSYAEAQREARAEVTALLQTAGQRAPVTIGTRRSLQQCVDDALLHDQHNLTTTRDGLDMAAFEAMVTRIAQGKGRIFVLAQINSAPVAAWLALHLNMCRPGVHELGAGAVDATDQLLWIQPEDALLVFSIRRYASGPVKVAQRFRDAGAQVLAITDSAAAPLAAMAHLRLQVRTSNASPFDSYTAAFFLCNALVSAVAQLRHKAVSEALKRRDDLWTDFESQLIVEGPSPSGRRGKR